ACCTTAGTAGGAAATGGTCAAAAGTAGTCCGACCTCCGTCCGAAAATATAAGACAAAAGTTCTATAGTGGAACGTTGCATTTTTTTTTTCAGTTCTTGTATTCAATCATGCATGCCAAGACAAGTCAGGCTTGCTACTTGATTTTCGGATAGCATGCATGGAATTGCACTAAAAAAAGTGCTTGAGCTACCGGTCCATACATGTATTATTCTCCACTAGATAGTACATGGTTATGAGATCTGACTTGGTAAGGATGTCATCTGGGCACATCCATTCACATAAATAATGTAAGCAAAATGATGACCTACTATTGCGAAAAGATGGGATATATTTGAAAACGAGACATCGCGCAGACACGCTAAGGCTACTATTCCGATGGATGCAGACCTACTAACAGACCGAGGAATGTCACAGAAGGAACACATCAAAATCACTGTAGGCAAGCACATTCTCCGGCCACAAGCACGCATGCGcacatggctaatgggcgtgTTGCATCACTAGCGCATGGCCCTTGGATTCTGATCCCTTTGGAGGCAAACCTTCTTCCTCCCCGGGGACATCACATCCACATATCATATGGCCAATGTCCGGACTGAAAAAAATGAAGGAATTGTGAAGCATATGTTGCAATGAGACCAGGACATGACGAGACCGGAAGTACCGGAACGGAATCTGCACacacagtttacccaggttcaggccttCGAAGAGTAATACCTTACGTCATGCTTTGTCTTGGTATTCATAGTGAAGGGATACCTTGTGCAGAGGATTACAATGATACTTGGGATATCTACCGAAAGTTGAGTTCCAGATTGGATCCCTAAAGAGGACCCTAGACCTCCCTTCATATAGACAGGAGAGGTCTAGGGCTTACATGAAGAAGATATCAGATCGATCTGGGCGTCGCCTCCTGTCTTGGGGTACATGTTCCCCGCCCTCTCCTTCTTAGAGTTCCTTGGTGCTCTTTGGGCCTGGTGGGCCCTGGTCATGGTGGAGGCCGGGCTCCTTTACGTTAGGCACCCTGGGTCTGGGactcctttcctttttctttctcaGGGAAAAAGGTTTCCCTGTATGAGGATGACTGTAATAATTTAATCCCATCAAATGAGTGACTCacaattttcatatttttttcttATGAACCGGTGAAAATTTTGAAAGACCTACACCTTAATAACTTGGTTCCAcgagatagatagatagatagacaGACATATTTTATTAGGAAATGATCAAAGGTAGTATAGTATGTATGGATATGTGAAAAAGTCATACAGCGGGACGCTGCATTTTTCAATTCTTGTATTGTATTCTATCATGCATATACCAAGAAAAGTCAGGCTTACTACTTGATTTTCGGATAGCATGCGTGGAATTGCAATAAAGGAAGTGCTTGAGCTACCGGTCCATATATTATTTTTCATCCATTATATACATGTTATGAGATCTGACTTGGTAAGGATGTCATCTGGGCACATCCTCATGAACAATGTAAGCAAAACGGTGAGCTACTACTGCTGAACAGATGGGATATATTTGATAACGAGACAGCAGACACGCTAAGGGTACTATTCCGATGGATGCAGACCTACTAACAGACTGTGGACTAAATGTCAGAGAAGGAAACAAATTGCGGACTTAGCTCTCTGCAGCGTTGCGTACTACACGTCAAAATCACTGTAGGCAAGCACATTCTCCGGCCACAAGCACGCATGCGcacatggctaatgggcgtgTTGCATCACTAACGCATGGCCTTTGGATTCTGATCCCTTCCGAGCCGAACCTTCTTCCTCGCCGGGGACATCACATCCACATATCATATGGCCAATGTCCGGACTGAAAAAAATGAAGGAATTGTGAAGCATATGGTGCAATGAGACCGGGACCTGGTAGAGAGTTGAAAACGCGCATGCGCCTCCACTTATAAGTAGTCCTGCCCAATGGCcaccaacacacacacacacacacacacacacacacaccaagcGATCGAGAAACCAATCGAGAGTGCAGCCTGAAGCAAGCTATATATTCCAGTTAGCTCAGAGACCATCATCACGGTCATGGGGTGCCTTGTTATGGTCACCATACTGCAAGTGTGCTTGATCATCAGTGCCGCCGCCGCTGGCCCGCGCAAGATGGCGAGGCTGGTGCCGGCGATGTACGTGTTCGGGGACTCGACGCTGGACGTGGGCAACAACAACTACCTGCCGGGGCCGAACGTGCCCAGGGCCAACACGCCCCTCAACGGCGTCGACTTCCCCGGCGGCGCCCGGGCGACGGGGCGGTTCAGCAACGGCTACCACGTCGCCGACTTCATCGGTACGTATCTAAGCCATCGGTCGTACATGAGTATATCAATTCAAGATGCGTCACTGATCGTTTAACGTGCAACCATGTATGCAGCAATAAAACTGGGACTGAAGGAGAGCCCGCCGGCGTACCTGTCGCTCGCGCCACGCCCCAGCGACCTGCTCCTCAGCGCTCTCGCCACAGGCGTGAGCTATGCTTCTGCCGGAGCCGGCATCCTGGACTCCACCGTAAGTTTATTTTGGCCCATCTTTTGCACGTGCATGTTACCATCCATCACGAGTTCCACACGCACGTACGCATGGAGATAAGTGAATAAAGCTAATAATGCATGCAGAACGCGGGGAACAATATCCCGCTGTCGAAGCAGGTGCGGTACATGGAGTCAACCAAGGCCGCCATGGAGGCCAGGGTGGGCAAAGCCGCGGCGCGCCTCCTGCTCTCGAGGTCCTTCTTCCTCTTCAGCGTCGGCAGCAACGACATCTCCGTGTTCGCGGCCGCGCCGGGCGACGTCGCCGCGCTGTATGCCAGCCTCATCTCCGGCTACTCCACCGCCATCACGGACCTGTACGGCATGGGCGCGAGGAAGTTCGGGATCGTCAACGTGGGGCTGCTGGGCTGCGTGCCGGCGGCGCGGGCTCTCAGCGCGACGGGCGCGTGCAACGACGGGCTCAACCAGTTGTCGGCCGGCTTCAACGACAAGCTCAGGTCCCTCATGGCCGGCCTCGCCGCCCGGCTGCCGGGCCTCGACTACTCCCTCGCCGACAACTACAACCTCTCACAAGTCACCTTCGCCAACCCAGCGGCATCCGGTACGTACGCCGTGCCTTACCTCTTTTCCATGGATACGGATGAGTACTTGATTTGCAAATACCTAACTTCTGGAAGGAAGTTAAACTCTTAATGATGAGCATTAGCAGCAAGCACTTGTACTAATCCACGTGATTTGATTTGATGGTGCAGGGTACGTGAACATAGACAGCGCGTGCTGCGGGAGCGGGAGGATGGGGGCGGACAGCGACTGCCTGCCTAACTCCACGACGTGCGCCGACCACGACCGCTTCGTCTTCTGGGACCGGGGGCATCCCTCGCAGCGCGCCGGAGAGCTCAGCGCCGCCGCATACTTGGACGGAGCGGCCGGGTTCACCGCGCCCATCAGCTTCGACCAGCTGGCCCGCAAAGATTTAGCTATCCAGCTAGGGTGCCACTCCACACGCGCATGCTATGCACTCCGCACGTTCATCCACTTGTTTTTTCACAGATATAGTATAAAGCTGCTACTCCTAGTAGATTAATTAATAATTAGCCGCGCAACAGAGTGATTCAGAGTGTCAGAAGGCGAAATATATGTGCAAGCACAGTCAGGAATCTCTGTCTGGCTCTGATGTTAGCGCAGGGAAAAATAAACAACACTACACCAGGTTTCTCCTCAACGTCGGTTTCTCCTCAACGTCAGTTTCTCCTGTCTACAAATTGGTCTTTGAATTACTATATCTGAAATCATTTTTGTATGGTGAAATATCTGAAATATTCTTGATTATTCTTTAGATTTTTTTGCATGGAGTTATTTTTTAGAGTTGTGATCTGGTACGAGCGTACGGTTGACTGTTGTGGTTTACAGTCAATCTTAGCCATTGACTTATGACTAGATACCACCCAGTGATGCTAAAGATTGACTTGGTACTCAATCACCTGTGGAGAGGCTCAGATGCCCAGTATTTCAACCATTGGGATATTTCCTACGAGATCCTTTGGATATCGAGGTGTAAAGTTCCAAGGAATACATCCCTACGCCCCTCATTTACATAAAGATTAGgtgaatgcccgtgcgttgcaacgggatacAAAATATGGAGTATTAAGAAATGATAATCAAGgttataattcaacttcatgggTATTACATTTAACTTCCACCTCTACTATGACCAATGTGCACCTGAAAAGTATTGCAGCCTGTTTGTTTCCACAGGGTACATATAATCATGTGAATGCATCAAGCAAATGCCATCCTATTTTCTAGCATAGGACTGGCTCCATTCATCTACTGGGACCACTATAAGCCCCGTTCCTTCCTTTTcattgacatctccaaacacaCCCTCTTGGAAGTAGCCCCACACTACTAATCAAATGCACTAATAAGGGAATTGGTACTACTGACATGATAAATAATGTGATCTAAAATAAACACGAATTCCTTGGATATGAACTATAATAATCAAACGAGAAGTTGGATCTGGGGGATCTTGAATAAAGCTGGACCGGTGACCCCAGATTGAAGAAAATAATTGTACAATGAAATAACAAAGAAAAAGGATATGCTTCGACGAGCACCGCAATATCCGCAATGGAAAAGCTATTGTGACACAAAAAATGGAAAAACATTGGATTCAATGGATACTTTGTAATGTCTCTATGAAGTAAGGGCAAATGATAACTTGCATGAACTGGTTGTAAAATTAAATTGCAGCCAGCGGCAACAAAATCATAGCGAAGGTTGATGCGCTTCCTACAACACAAAAAAACAGAATAGACCGTTAGAGAGCAACATAGGGGAATAATAAAGGGGGAAGTAGAAAGAGAACCCGAAAACAATAATCCACTTCGGAGCCCGGGTTCAGATGAGCCCGGTGAAGTAAAATcgcaaaaaatacaaaaataaatcaaaaaatcCAACCCAAAAAATTGCAAGCGAGATGCGCATGTGCGTGATGTTCGTGCAATTTTTGGTGATAATTGGAAATTCGAAACGTGCGTGGCAAAAAAGATAAATCTGTACTGTTTCTGAGATGTTTCTCTCAAACCGGATTTTTTTGCCACGAGCTCCTCGAATTTCCAAATGTCACCAAAATTTGCACGAATATCATGCGCCTAAGCATCTTTCACCATAACTGTTTTGAATTTGTTTGATATTTTAAACGCATTTAGATGAGCCCGGGATGTGGGAGCCAAAACTCTGCTCTCATGAGACGTCCTTCCATGACCTACATCCGCACAAAATAATAAGAAAATATAAAGAATGCTCAACATCCTGTTAATTGCGGCAACACATGATCTTAGGCATGGTTGGTCTGCAACCTGCAGATGTGTATAAGAAAACCCAGTCAAATAACCAGCCCACTTGAGCTTCTACTTGGCTAATCCTACAGTTATTGCCATAATCCAATAGTTGTCAGCTATCTTACATATACTATATAACCATTCATATACTATACTGCATCTATTTATTTTGGAGATCAAACTTGATATAAGCTATGGTTTACGCAATTCACAAAATTTGGGGTGTTGTCTCAAGTTCTTAAGTCGCCAAACACTCCATTAACTACAAGTTCACTGGTTCTTGTTGTCCAAAGAAGTTTATTGAACTCGAAAAGATCCAACATTCTAAGAAATTGGGCAAGTGAGGAAGCACAAAGCAAAGGTATACCTTGTGCTATGTGTCAACGAATCCACTTGGAATCCAATTTCTCTATGGGGGGCTCTCTGGAAGCTTTGTTTAGCTTTGGACTGACCATGATTTCTGGATTATCAGGCAGAGGTACAACATTCTTTATAGAAGTTGATTGGCTTGGGCCAACAGGTTGTTTCTAGCAGTTGATGCGAGGGAACTTCTGGGCACATGAGGCACATTTGAGTTAATGAAGACAGATGATTTTTTATTTTGTGTCGTCTCAGGTTTATCACAAACTTTACTTGTGTCAACCTTGCCATACTTCTCCCGCATAAACATGGCACACATCTCTGCTTTTTGGATATCATCTGCAGATAATGGTCTGCTATTATTGTACATATGCTCCTAGCAGAATGAGCATTCTTCCCGGCAGCTTCCCGATTTGGATGTTTTATAAGTagaacttttcttctttctttggACTCTATAAATTAGCTATATAAATTGAAACACGCAGTGTGAACTATGCTAAATGTCAAGATAAGTAAAGTAACGGAGTACAAAATTCAATTTGAAGATGACAACATGCACAATTATAtacttattattatttttattactCATTAACCATCCAATTTACACAGTTAAAACAacgggtctgtctaggacacatctagatgtgacatagttgtGTCACATCTAACCTGATGCCCACTATGCTtgtggtttatttattttttgtcTCAGCTTTTTTTTGTTCCTTGTTGCTACATTatttgtgggagcttagatgtgacatccttagaaaacatctagatgtgaattagacaaactgtaAAACAACAATAGACAGCAAGACTGCCTTTTTCAGGACCTATGTGTCCACAAGCTGTAATTgaagagaaaacagaaaagaaagcTATTAGTCATACAATTTTAACCAGACACAACACACATCAACTaaggagaaaataaaaatttaGGATTTCCTAAAGAGTCCTTATAAGACGTGCAAGATACTGATTAAACTACCAAAAAAGCCACCAGATCTTAGTACTGATTAATTAAGTAGACACTACTATTTGCTAAGAATGAACTATAATATGAATGTGACTGGAACAATAAAATATCCTATGATAGCATATtgtaaacacacacacacgcaacAATATGTTCAGAAAAGAGAAGTAAAACTGGTAGCAATCTACTATAAACATAATAAAAGGATACTTGTCTGCTCAGGACTCTTTTTTATACGACTAATTAGCAGAAGCAGTGAAGCAGCAGTAGAGTTTTCTTGGGCTCAGACTTTCTGCACAGTGGCACATAGATCAAGTGGAACATGGGCCGACGTCCAAGAATGCTGATGCTGGGTTGTAGTTTTACAGATAAACAGAGCAGAAAGTCAGACATGCATCTGGAAATCTTGACACACATACACCATCGATGGACAAAATACCTTCACGTGACCAAAGCCACCACCAACATGGAAGTACAAGAAACGCGCCGCACACTCCAGCGCCTCTGCAAACCGCTTGCTCGAGGCCGCCCTCGTCGCACGGCTGCTTCTAGGCCGTCAATGTCATGCTCGAGCAGGACGTTCCGAGACGTTGTCTGTCATCTGCCGTCGCGACAGGACCAGGGAGCTCGCGGCTCATGGCAGGAAAAGTGAGGATGGAGGTtggacgagagagagagaggggtccGAGGCGACTTCAATGGTGGCGGCGAAGGATGAGTACGGATGCAGATCAGTGCGGCGGCGCGGGAAGGAAAACGGGGCGTGGACGAGGGGATCGGCTGCTCCGAGCCTCCGATCTGGAAAGGAGAATCCCAGTCCCTATTTTTTGGGGAGGAAGTAAATGCCATTAATTGGGGCTAAAAATCATGGCAAGTGCGGGAGGAGGGAAGGACGTGCGGGAGGGGGAGGTCGGACGAAGTGGAGGACGTAAGAGGGGAGACGGATCCTTATGTTTCTTTTAGGTAGTAGAGAAAATATCCGCAAGAGCTCatatcttattttatttttagaaatGCTAAAAGAATGGTCTCCTTTACTGGTGCATACTCGTTGACCACCATGCGCCATGTTCAAAGGCATCATCCGATGCCACTATCTATCTTCTTTACTGGTGCACACCCGTGATCACCCCGCGACATGTCCAAAAGCATCATCCAATGCCACTATATGTCGGAAATTCATGTTTTAATATAACATAAGAGTATACCATGAGTGCCATCTCAGCTCTTTATGGTTGTAGATATTGGGCTCAAGGAATTGAATTAGGGTCTAGTTCCAAATCGGCCACAATATCAAGACGGGTTGGAATTCATTTTTTTTCATGTATGGATGTACATGTAATCCGCAGTTGCAGTCCAACGGGAGCGCCCAATTCCTATTTTCTGTTTGGCGGAACAAAGTGTTGAATTGCATAATTTAAAGATTATGCACATTGTATGGTGATGTACATGTTTGAAAATGAATTTTCCACAACATGTGCATATATTCAAATGTTTATATATCACTTTGCAATTTTAAAAAGGGTCCATAACAACAACAATATTTTGAAGAAACATTATTTTTTTTCTGAAACTATTCATGACAACATCAGTATTCCAAAAAATGCGAAACCGTTTGTAACAATAAGACAAATTTAATTTTTCGTTGTTTATAATATTAGAAATAGTAGAGCTAGTAACATAACAACACTAATTTTCAACTATCTTACATGCAACAATAACATATTATGATGGAATAGTTGATAATAATTGGGCAGAAACTAGAACCATCAATCAAGGGTATGGCTATGGCATCATAAGTGATCTGACACATAGCAACCTCTTTTGCATAGATAGTTGGGTGCGTCTAGACATCCGACTACATGTGTTTGCTTCCTATCAAACTAGTCCCGGTCATCCGATCAGAATAAGGAAGGTCGTCAGATCTTATAGTCAGCACCCGCGCGTGATTTGCTTCTTTGCTTTATTAATTGGCTGGTTTGCTCGTAACTGCTTTTGAACTGCACGCCCCATGTTCAGTTATCTCTCTCTAGGGTTCTCCTCCTCTTCTAACTAAGCACACGAGTGCTGCATGTGCATAGCAAGATCGAGGAAAATGGTACACTTTACCCATGAAATTGACATGGGTTCCCATAATTGAGTCGCTAATCCTGCTTCAAACATGACTTAGTTTTGCTTCTGACGTAACTAAGTTTGTGTAGATCCAAAAGACATGAGTTTATTCAGATGCATAGGAAGCATAGTGCGCTAATGCTGGAAGCATGATTAGTGTCTAACATAAACTTTGTTCAACCATGTAGGAAGCATACATGTATTGTGAAAACTACAAATTTGGTTATTGTGTAGCGAAGCTTCATTTTGTGCACTGGAAGTAACAGAGAGAATTGTCGAATACAAAGGTAAGAAATACATCTGTTTACAAGTGAGCATGTGCATCCAAAGAAGTGGAAATTTGTTTCTGACATATATTTCCAGAGATTTTTCTTCTTCTAATTCACGTATCTTTCCATCAAGATTGCTTCCAAATGAGATCAGAATTTACTTCCAAAGAAAACAAATTCCGCTTTAGAAAAGATTGGACGTTGCTTCCATTTGACAACACGAAACCATGATAGCACATCCACGAGGATGATGCCCCTGCTAGAACATGATCACCGTGTACAAAAGGGTGTCTTAGTGGAGGAGCGTCTACGATAACGGAGCGATAGTGACGACATTGGATCGAGGTAGCCTCAGACGAGATTAGACTGCATCGTTGCTAGGCAGGGCCGCAGGAAGACTTGGGTTGTGTCCTATGTGCACCGGCCTCGATGCTCCGGTGGGCCTCAACCTCCTTCATGCCGCGTCTTATGTGTTGCTGTCTCCACCTCCACTGCCGCTTATGACGTTGTGCAGGAACCTTGATTTGCTAACACCATGGAAGGAGTCATCAGAGTGAAGCGAGCTATGGATCAGAGCAGTGTGTGCGATATGTAGTTAGGGTTTGAGGGTGGATGAGGAGGTGCGACTGGTGGGTGGGGAGATTATATAATGGAAACCCATGACATTGGATTGAATCGGTAGGATGAACGGTACTACACTCGTCAAACGAGAATTGAGTAATCAAGTATACGGACATGAAGTGTTTCCCTGTATAGTTCCATTGGTCTCCTCGAAGTGATGCcaataatgtctttcttcatttACTTCTAACGATTACTTCCACAAGGCCCATCTACGTATAATATGAACCATAATGTGCAAGAAAAAAAAACAAGGAAGTAAATAGGGAAACTGAAATGAATAATTGCACCATCATCGCCAAATTCCCTCTGTCGATGTCCTCTCTACTCGTCGCCCTCCCACAGACTTGATACAAGAAAGGGAGCAGAGAGGTAGGAAGTGTGGGTCAGACTGGTTTTGCTGAAAAtgcgcgccggggggggggggggggggaggggggattGGAATCGAGGGCGGGCGCGTGCACACTTATGAGCGCACAACTTGGAATTAGAGCTCAATTACATTGGTCGTTTTGGTAGCCACCCTAAACACGTGGTATTCACCGCTTCTAAACCAATTCCTCAATTCATTGCCAAATTCAAACATCCAAACATGGTGTTACATTTTCTAATCCTGCATTCTAAATATGCCTCAATTTGCCATTTGAGATGAAGTGCTTAAATTGTTTGCATGGAACATGAATTTGTCACTCTTTCTGAGAACATACGATCAGTTTGAGACTTTTCTCTTTGAGCAAACCAAGTTGGAGATTTTAGATTCTTGCTTTGCCGGACACAAGGGCAGATCCTATGTACCACGTAGGTCGCTGCGCTCCCGCTATGTACAATGGGCCAGCCCAACAATCTATCCTTTATAGTTTCGGAAAGGTTCTCATTTTTCTTTCAGTTTTATGTGTTTTTTTGTtatttcatttttcattttttctactccctctgtaCAACAATACTTGTCACTGGGGGAAACCAGCACAAGTTCCCCCAGTGACAAGTATTGTGGTACAGAGGGATTATTTTGCATTTCCTTTTTGGTTTTTTATTTTAaaatgcatgaac
This genomic window from Aegilops tauschii subsp. strangulata cultivar AL8/78 chromosome 4, Aet v6.0, whole genome shotgun sequence contains:
- the LOC109756310 gene encoding GDSL esterase/lipase At5g55050; the encoded protein is MGCLVMVTILQVCLIISAAAAGPRKMARLVPAMYVFGDSTLDVGNNNYLPGPNVPRANTPLNGVDFPGGARATGRFSNGYHVADFIAIKLGLKESPPAYLSLAPRPSDLLLSALATGVSYASAGAGILDSTNAGNNIPLSKQVRYMESTKAAMEARVGKAAARLLLSRSFFLFSVGSNDISVFAAAPGDVAALYASLISGYSTAITDLYGMGARKFGIVNVGLLGCVPAARALSATGACNDGLNQLSAGFNDKLRSLMAGLAARLPGLDYSLADNYNLSQVTFANPAASGYVNIDSACCGSGRMGADSDCLPNSTTCADHDRFVFWDRGHPSQRAGELSAAAYLDGAAGFTAPISFDQLARKDLAIQLGCHSTRACYALRTFIHLFFHRYSIKLLLLVD